A window of Syntrophales bacterium genomic DNA:
CCTCAATATGACCACCATGTTTTGTGATAATTCTCTGGCAGATCGGGAGGCCAAGACCTGTCCCTTTTTCCTTGGTTGTGAAAAAGGGTTTGAATATATTTTCCATGTCTTCCTTATTGATGCCTCTGCCGGTGTCCCGGACAGCGATCTCTATGATGGTGGCATCTTCCTTTTCGATCTGTGATGTAGTGAAACTCAAAGTCCCCTCTTCGGGCATTGCCTCAATCCCATTGAACGCAATATTAAGAAAAACCTGCATCAGTTGCTCACCGTCTACATTTATCTCCGGCAGATCGGGGGAAAGAGACTTTTTGATGGTAATCTTTTCTGACAGGTTATCTGCTTTGATCAGGGCGATAGTTTTTTCTATAATATTGTTGATATTTTGCTTTTTTGCATTCACCGTGTAGGGCTTGGCATAATTGAGAAACTGTGAAACGACATTATTCAGACGATCCACCTCCTCCGTGATGACATCAAGGAGATTTCGGTTTTCGGCGGTATCCACTTCTGATCTCAGGTACTGTGCGGCCCCCTTGATGGAACCGAGAGGGTTTCTTATTTCATGGGCAAGCCCGGTTGCCATCTCTTCCAGAAGCACTGATTTTTCATTCTCCAGTTTTTCGTCGATAGCGTAAAGGGATGTGAATACATCCCTGCCTTCAAAGAAAAGGAAGCTGGCAATTTTTTTTAGTATCAGTTTGACGGGATCAATAAAGATAACGATTATGAAAGACGTCATTAACATAATGTTAATGGGGGGCAATGTTGAACCCTCTCCAAATAGGCCGATGATGAGGTAAAATACGATGGCTGCGAACAATGTAAGGATGAAAATTATAAGAGCCCTGGCCATAATTTCATAGAATTCCGGAAGATGGGGATAAGTAATAATAATCAGAGTAAAATATATCAGGGCAGCTATTGCAATGTTTGAGAGGGGAGGAACTGCATAACCATAGTGGTAAAATATGTCGGAAATGCTTGCGGCTGCTGCCATGGCACAGGCGATGGCAAGATAAACCATCCGTTTTTTTTCTATATCCGATGCCCTTTTTTTAATGGAAGCAAGAAAAGCTGTGTAGCAGTAAACCGATGCGAAGCCAACAAACAGATAAGGGATGATATCCAGGTGAGACCATCTGTGAAAAGTTGTAAACAGGGCACCTCCTATCAAGAAACTGCCGAATGTGGTCAAGGCTATAATTCTCTTCGGAAAGATTTGCCGATTGATGAAGAACCGGCTGAAAGCGAGCAGCAACGGAGGGATTGAAAGAAAGCCCAGATAGTAGATAGCTTTCCAGAAACCAATATTGAAAATTCCGTAGAAAAACACCCCGATTTTTTGTAAAAACAGCGCAAAACATAAAAGGGCAAAGGACAGGTAGACGGGGTTCCTCTTTTTTTTGATTAAAAGGGAAATCGAAATTGTAAGGCTGATCGCCGCTAAGGCAAAAGTTTCCATAGAAAATTTTGTGTCCGAAGGCCAGGTCTGATCTACCAGTGTTTCAGCTTGGGATAAGATATTTGCAATCAAACCGGCAGATTAGATTTTTTGACGCTATGATATCTGCAAATAAAGGGTAAGTCAAGTTTGTGGAAACAGATTTGGAATCTATTCCCATGGATGAACTGAACAGCGAGCGCATTATTCTTCGAATTCCTTCGTTCCCCGCTGCTTGCGGCGGGGTTAGCGAGCGAATAAAAAATAGACATTTTCCTTACCCCGATAAACGGGATAAGTGCGTTAACGAATTTGCTTTCTACCAGAAAGCAAATTCTAACTTACTAAACAGCTCACTATGCCACTTTGCGGCATTATAATTGGAAGTAACTCATGTTTTTAACAAATGCGTTATTTCTGGCAGATATTGAGAAATGTTAACTACTTGCAACACATTTGCAAATTTAAGTTACTTGGAAGTCGGAGATTATTCTTCGAATTACTTCGTTCCCCGCAACTTGTTGCGGGGAGATGCAATACCGTGGCGCCTCGCCTGCCATTGAGAGGCATGGCAAAAAGGTCAGGGGAAAAAGGGACGAGGACAGTTTTTCTGCCTTGGAAAACGCAAAAGCCCCCGTAATAGATATATTAAAGGGGCTTTTACCGATAGAGCAAACTAAAGCTACTTTTGGTGTATCGTTTGTGCCGATACGATGTCTTTACTCTATGATCATCAAGAGCTGATCAACATCCACGGCATCTTTCTCTTTTACGTTGATTTCTTTCACTACACCGTCTATTGGAGAGAAGATGGGATTTTCCATTTTCATCGCCTCGAGTACCAGAAGTTCATCATCTTCTTTTACTTCCTGACCAGGTTTAACAAGAATCTGCCAAATGTTTCCCGGCATTGGAGCGAGTATTTCTTCACTCATTTGCATTCCTCCTTTTAAGGTTTTTATCGAATTACCCCATGTACTTAGACGAACGGGGATTAATTCCTGTTACTTTAATAACGTCAGAAATAGTCCTGCTGCTGATACTGTACCAATCACGCCGGCCACATTGGGTCCCATCGCGTGCATCAGAATAAAGTTACGCTTGTCATTCTTTGACGCCACAACCTGCGAGACACGCGCGGCCATGGGTACCGCCGACACACCAGCCGAACCGATCAGAGGATTTATCTTCTCTTTTAAGAAAAGGTTGAAGATCTTGGCAAGGGCAAGACCTCCGAATGTGCTGAAACTGAAGGCGACTAATCCAAGGAAGAATATGAAGAGCGATTGCTGTTTCAAAAAGAGCTCTGCCGGCATAGCAGCGCCAACACATAGACCTAAAAATATCGTTACAATATTTATCAATTCATTCGATGCTGCCTTGGAGAGACGTTCGACCACACCGCATTCCTTGAACAGATTACCCAGCATCAGCATTGCCATCAAAGGCGCGGATTCGGGGATAAGGAGACAGATGATACCTGTCGCCATCAGCGGGAAACAAATCTTTTCAAGCTTGCTGACCGGCCGTGTCTGTTTCATCTTGATTTTGCGCTCTGCCTCGGTCGTCATCAGGTTCATTATCGGCGGCTGGATTATCGGTACCATTGCCATATATGAATAGGCTGCCAATGCTGTCGCACCTAAGAGGTGTGGAGCAAGCTGCGCCGTTAAGAATATCGTTGTAGGTCCGTCGGCCCCTCCTATGATTCCGATACAGGCGGCCTCCTTGAGGTCAAATCCTAAGAAGAGAGCAATAAAGAAAGCCATATAAACACCGAATTGTGCCGCCGCACCGAGAAGAAGAGTCTTCGGATTGGACAAAACCGGCCCAAAATCGGTCAAGGCGCCTATACCCATAAAGATAATCGGTGGCAGTAGGTCCCACTTATCGATAGTGAAATGGTAAAAAACCCAGAGAAGGCCGTGACCTTCTTTCATAAGACCTGTCATTGGCAGGTTTACAACGAATATTCCAAAACCTATGGGAACCAGAAGCAAAGGTTCGTAATTCTTAGTTATAGCAAGCCAGATAAAAGTAAAAGCTATTACCCACATTATAACATTTCCGAAGGTTATATTTAAAAACCCTGTACCTTCAATGACCTTTACAAATAAACTCAAATCCATGTCTATTATTTTACCTCCTTAACTTACCTTCCGAAAGATGGATTTTCTTTGATTAACCTTCCTTCTTCTCTTTTTTCGTAAACAGAGCAGCGATTTTACCAAGGGCCATAACTGATAACATTAATATTATAAGGCAGACAAAAACACCGCTAAATCCGACAGCAAATACCTTCATTGCTTCTCCCCAATCAACCATTTCCAACCTCCTGACAACGTGGCTTTTTTATACCGGTACAACCCGGAAATCTCTTTGCCTGACCGGAAAGGGATCTCCATTTAAATTTTATTAAAAAATAAAAAGAACGATAAAACCCTTCTAAATACTTTTATCCACTATCAGTGTTAAACTGAGCTCCGCTAATAACAAGAATTTCGAGCAATGTCAAGATTATTTTGTAAATGTATCTGATTTAACAGACTATGCCTTTAATGCTTCGAATTTATTTTAGAATGAAGGTGTTATAAAATCTGTCCAAGATGAATTTTGAGTCCGTTGCAGGCTTAATAAACAGCTCAACATAGGACAGATATTTCTTAACGATTGGTCCTGTTTTCCGTTAAGGTGTGGTGATAAATATACGATTAGAAAGCTTTTCAAAAAGGGACTTTTCGTGTATTA
This region includes:
- a CDS encoding ATP-binding protein, with the protein product METFALAAISLTISISLLIKKKRNPVYLSFALLCFALFLQKIGVFFYGIFNIGFWKAIYYLGFLSIPPLLLAFSRFFINRQIFPKRIIALTTFGSFLIGGALFTTFHRWSHLDIIPYLFVGFASVYCYTAFLASIKKRASDIEKKRMVYLAIACAMAAAASISDIFYHYGYAVPPLSNIAIAALIYFTLIIITYPHLPEFYEIMARALIIFILTLFAAIVFYLIIGLFGEGSTLPPINIMLMTSFIIVIFIDPVKLILKKIASFLFFEGRDVFTSLYAIDEKLENEKSVLLEEMATGLAHEIRNPLGSIKGAAQYLRSEVDTAENRNLLDVITEEVDRLNNVVSQFLNYAKPYTVNAKKQNINNIIEKTIALIKADNLSEKITIKKSLSPDLPEINVDGEQLMQVFLNIAFNGIEAMPEEGTLSFTTSQIEKEDATIIEIAVRDTGRGINKEDMENIFKPFFTTKEKGTGLGLPICQRIITKHGGHIEVKSNPGKGTTFYIRIKS
- a CDS encoding acetyl-CoA carboxylase biotin carboxyl carrier protein subunit codes for the protein MSEEILAPMPGNIWQILVKPGQEVKEDDELLVLEAMKMENPIFSPIDGVVKEINVKEKDAVDVDQLLMIIE
- a CDS encoding sodium ion-translocating decarboxylase subunit beta — encoded protein: MDLSLFVKVIEGTGFLNITFGNVIMWVIAFTFIWLAITKNYEPLLLVPIGFGIFVVNLPMTGLMKEGHGLLWVFYHFTIDKWDLLPPIIFMGIGALTDFGPVLSNPKTLLLGAAAQFGVYMAFFIALFLGFDLKEAACIGIIGGADGPTTIFLTAQLAPHLLGATALAAYSYMAMVPIIQPPIMNLMTTEAERKIKMKQTRPVSKLEKICFPLMATGIICLLIPESAPLMAMLMLGNLFKECGVVERLSKAASNELINIVTIFLGLCVGAAMPAELFLKQQSLFIFFLGLVAFSFSTFGGLALAKIFNLFLKEKINPLIGSAGVSAVPMAARVSQVVASKNDKRNFILMHAMGPNVAGVIGTVSAAGLFLTLLK
- a CDS encoding OadG family protein, with the protein product MVDWGEAMKVFAVGFSGVFVCLIILMLSVMALGKIAALFTKKEKKEG